A genomic window from Leishmania braziliensis MHOM/BR/75/M2904 complete genome, chromosome 19 includes:
- a CDS encoding putative mitogen activated protein kinase has translation MERYTVMGQLGDGSFGTVSKAQNTSTGEIVAVKKMKQRFHSWEECLQLREIQSLRKVQHLNLVKLKEVVREKTELFLIFEYCEKNIFQIQRQRADQMSGTIAFSDKEIRSIMCQTLLGVQAIHKAGFMHRDLKPENLLISGDVVKVADFGLAKEIRSRPPFTEYVSTRWYRAPEIVLHSTHYNSPIDIWACAVIFAELYLCRPLFPGTSESDQLFKICSVLGSPAPNEWDEGYQLARRMNMRFPTVAPTPLRQILTTAPPAAVDLMEQMLRFNPAERLTATQCLQHPYFTGIGGSSALYAGIATGQPHNPFQIASSGVSASQSISNVGLTSNSSPPPTTSNVSLFKYANLFNQGNRSPLSVSSTSAPFSGSSALQGNLNSSNIVRSVPAQRKISVTNTADSDDEFNF, from the coding sequence ATGGAGCGCTACACAGTAATGGGCCAGCTGGGCGACGGCTCCTTTGGCACGGTGAGTAAAGCCCAAAACACAAGCACTGGCGAAATAGTGGCAGTGAAGAAGATGAAGCAGCGCTTCCACAGTTGGGAGGagtgcctgcagctgcgtgagATCCAGTCGCTGCGCAAGGTGCAGCACCTCAACCTGGTGAAGCTGAAGGAAGTGGTGCGCGAGAAGACGGAGCTTTTTCTAATTTTTGAGTACTGCGAAAAGAACATCTTTCAAATtcagcgccagcgcgccgATCAGATGAGCGGCACCATTGCCTTTAGTGATAAGGAGATCCGTAGCATCATGTGCCAGACGTTGCTAGGCGTGCAGGCGATTCACAAGGCAGGCTTTATGCACCGAGATCTCAAGCCAGAGAACTTGCTCATCTCGGGCGACGTGGTGAAAGTCGCCGACTTTGGTCTCGCGAAGGAGATTCGTTCCCGTCCACCGTTCACGGAGTACGTGTCGACACGGTGGTACCGCGCGCCGGAGATTGTGCTGCATTCCACTCACTACAACTCCCCTATAGACATCTGGGCGTGTGCGGTGATCTTCGCTGAGCTCTACTTGTGCCGTCCCCTCTTTCCTGGTACTTCAGAGAGCGACCAGCTCTTCAAGATTTGCTCCGTGCTCGGCTCTCCGGCCCCCAATGAGTGGGATGAGGGGTATCAACTAGCGCGCCGTATGAACATGCGCTTTCCAACCGTCGCGCCAACACCGCTGCGCCAGATCCTTACTacggcaccgccggcggcCGTGGACCTGATGGAGCAGATGCTGCGCTTCAACCCAGCAGAGCGGCTCACCGCGACGCAGTGCCTGCAGCACCCGTATTTCACTGGCATTGGTGGCAGTTCTGCGCTGTACGCTGGCATCGCGACTGGCCAGCCACACAACCCGTTTCAAATTGCCTCTAGCGGCGTGAGTGCTTCGCAGTCGATCTCGAACGTGGGCTTgaccagcaacagcagcccgCCACCGACAACCTCGAATGTGTCCCTCTTTAAGTACGCTAATCTCTTCAACCAGGGGAATCGCAGTCCGCTCTCTGTTAGCAGTACCTCTGCTCCATTTTCGGGCAGTAGTGCACTCCAAGGCAACCTGAATAGCAGCAATATAGTCCGCTCTGTGCCAGCGCAACGCAAGATCTCCGTCACCAATACGGcggacagcgacgacgagtTTAACTTCTGA
- a CDS encoding putative ADP/ATP translocase 1, with translation MSANNTAPAAAAPAPNKAHQSMPKLGFWEEFMISGVAAGAAKTAAAPIERVKLLVQNQGEMIKQGTLDRPYTGVVNCLTRTMKTEGLYSLWRGNLSNVIRYFPTQALNFAFKDQFKRMFNYKKDRDGYMKWFMGNMASGGLAGAVSLCFVYSLDYVRTRLANDTKSSKKGGERQYNGMVDCYIKTFKSDGLMGLYRGFCVSCVGIVAYRGFYFGLYDTLQPMLPVNNFIVNFMLGWVVTIVSGLISYPLDTVRRRMMMTSGTGKNYRNSFECFTHCVKSEGVVSLFRGAGANILRGIAGALVLSGVDAIKPYYIKARANRV, from the coding sequence ATGTCTGCCAACAACAccgcccccgctgccgcagcgcccgCGCCGAATAAGGCGCACCAGAGTATGCCGAAGCTCGGCTTCTGGGAGGAGTTCATGATCAGCGGTgttgccgctggtgctgccaagacggctgcggcgccaATCGAGCGTGTGAAGCTGCTGGTGCAGAACCAGGGCGAGATGATCAAGCAGGGCACGCTGGACCGCCCGTACACCGGCGTGGTGAACTGCCTGACGCGCACGATGAAGACGGAGGGCCTGTACTCGCTGTGGCGCGGCAACCTGTCGAACGTGATCCGCTACTTCCCGACGCAGGCGCTGAACTTCGCCTTCAAGGACCAGTTCAAGCGCATGTTCAACTACAAGAAGGACCGCGACGGCTACATGAAGTGGTTCATGGGCAACATGGCGTCCGGCGGTCTTGCCGGCGCTGTGTCGCTGTGCTTCGTGTACTCACTGGACTACGTGCGTACGCGCCTCGCGAACGACACGAAGTCTTCGAAGAAGGGCGGCGAGCGCCAGTATAACGGCATGGTGGACTGCTACATCAAGACGTTCAAGAGCGACGGCCTGATGGGTCTGTACCGCGGCTTCTGCGTGTCGTGTGTGGGCATTGTTGCGTACCGCGGCTTCTACTTTGGTCTGTACGACACGCTGCAGCCGATGTTGCCGGTGAACAACTTCATTGTGAACTTCATGCTGGGCTGGGTTGTGACGATCGTGTCTGGTCTGATTTCGTACCCGCTGGACACGGTGCGCCGTCGCATGATGATGACGTCCGGCACCGGCAAGAACTACCGCAACTCGTTCGAATGCTTCACGCACTGCGTGAAGAGCGAGGGCGTGGTGTCGCTGTtccgcggcgctggcgcgaACATTCTGCGCGGTATCGCTGGTGCGCTGGTGTTGTCTGGTGTTGATGCCATCAAGCCGTACTACATCAAGGCTCGCGCCAATAGGGTTTAG